From a region of the Actinopolymorpha singaporensis genome:
- a CDS encoding SURF1 family protein, giving the protein MYRFLLRPRWLAMMVAVVIAAAVCVELAGWQLHRLEARRAHNALVTSNSGVSARPVGDVLAPGRSVGPGKEYAQVKARGTYDARHQILVRYRPLQGEPGFNVLTPLRLAGSRNAVLVNRGWIPSLRSTDAPRAPAPPAGEVTVIARVRASEAADRPEKVIDGQVRFIQVRAISAVVPYPLLGDYVELARQIPAQRSDLPRMLPPPELSEGPHLAYAFQWYMFALIAVAGGIFLAYDEAHDGRLRERLRNMRVEPNEPRQPRQSPGRTSPGRTPPARSPGPPERPGPAGPTGTRGHSGTSATLENEDSARRPT; this is encoded by the coding sequence GTGTACCGCTTCCTGTTGCGGCCACGCTGGCTCGCCATGATGGTCGCGGTCGTGATCGCGGCCGCCGTGTGCGTCGAACTCGCCGGCTGGCAGCTGCACCGCCTGGAGGCGCGCCGCGCACACAACGCCCTGGTCACCAGCAACTCCGGCGTGTCCGCCCGACCCGTCGGCGACGTGCTCGCGCCGGGCCGGTCGGTGGGCCCGGGCAAGGAGTACGCCCAGGTGAAGGCCCGCGGCACCTACGACGCCCGGCACCAGATCCTGGTCCGGTACCGCCCGCTGCAGGGCGAGCCCGGCTTCAACGTCCTCACTCCGCTGCGGCTGGCCGGGTCGAGGAACGCCGTCCTGGTCAATCGGGGCTGGATTCCCAGCCTCCGGTCCACCGACGCACCCAGGGCACCCGCCCCGCCCGCCGGCGAGGTCACGGTGATCGCGCGGGTCCGGGCCAGCGAGGCAGCGGACCGGCCGGAGAAGGTGATCGACGGGCAGGTCCGGTTCATCCAGGTCCGGGCGATCTCGGCGGTCGTGCCGTATCCCCTGCTCGGCGACTACGTCGAACTCGCCCGTCAGATCCCCGCCCAGCGATCCGACCTCCCGCGGATGCTCCCGCCGCCCGAACTGTCGGAGGGGCCGCACCTGGCGTACGCGTTCCAGTGGTACATGTTCGCGCTGATCGCGGTCGCCGGCGGAATCTTCCTGGCGTACGACGAGGCCCACGACGGCAGGCTGCGCGAACGGCTCCGGAATATGCGGGTCGAACCCAACGAACCCCGCCAACCCCGCCAATCCCCCGGACGCACGTCGCCCGGCCGTACGCCCCCGGCGCGAAGCCCCGGGCCGCCCGAGCGCCCCGGCCCCGCCGGTCCGACGGGCACTCGCGGGCACTCGGGCACGAGCGCGACACTGGAGAACGAGGACAGCGCGCGGCGTCCCACCTGA
- a CDS encoding glycoside hydrolase family 15 protein produces MAAPIEDYAIVGDMQTAALVSRSGSIDWLCFPRFDSGACFAALLGDNDNGHWTIRPRGGSRRAARRRYRGDTLVLETEWELPEGAVRVIDFMPPRNQAPDIVRIVEGISGRVPMRSCLRLRFDYGAVIPWVRKIDQQTAAVAGPDAVWLRSDVPTYGRDFATYADFDVRANDRVRFVLTWHPSHLPPPTPVDADEELAETEALWKEWSGQSTYDGPWREPVQRSLLTLKALTYEPTGGIVAAATTSLPEDLGGSRNWDYRYCWLRDATMTLSALIRSGYDEEAAAWRQWLLRAVAGSPADLQIMYGVAGERRLLEYYLPWLSGYENSRPVRVGNKAVDQLQLDVYGEVVDALALARQAGLDPHEESWPLQAVLISHLSEHWHERDEGIWEVRGPRRPFTHSKVMAWVAMDRAVRAVEEYGLRGPVGKWRAVRDEIHREVCAKGYDADRNTFTQSFGSRDVDAALLLIPQVGFLPPDDPRVVGTIEAVQRELTRDGLVMRYPTDEGGEPGTDGMPGTEGTFLACTFWLADDLAMIGRMREARDLFCRLLDLRNDVGLLAEEYDPRHRRMAGNFPQAYSHIALINSALHLDGNTPVRCDPNHTRPPE; encoded by the coding sequence ATGGCGGCACCCATCGAGGACTACGCCATCGTCGGCGACATGCAGACCGCCGCCCTGGTCAGCAGGTCCGGCTCCATCGACTGGTTGTGCTTCCCCCGCTTCGACTCCGGCGCGTGCTTCGCCGCCCTGCTCGGTGACAACGACAACGGGCACTGGACGATCAGGCCCCGCGGCGGCTCGAGGCGCGCGGCGCGGCGGCGCTACCGCGGCGACACGCTGGTCCTGGAGACCGAGTGGGAGCTCCCCGAGGGCGCGGTCCGGGTGATCGACTTCATGCCTCCCCGCAACCAGGCGCCCGACATTGTCCGCATCGTCGAGGGCATCTCCGGGAGAGTGCCGATGCGCAGTTGCCTGCGGCTGCGGTTCGACTACGGCGCCGTCATCCCGTGGGTCCGCAAGATCGACCAGCAGACCGCCGCGGTCGCCGGTCCGGACGCGGTCTGGTTGCGCTCCGACGTACCCACCTACGGCCGGGACTTCGCGACGTACGCCGACTTCGACGTGCGCGCGAACGACCGGGTGCGGTTCGTGCTGACCTGGCATCCGTCCCACCTGCCGCCGCCCACCCCGGTCGACGCCGACGAGGAACTCGCCGAGACCGAGGCGCTGTGGAAGGAGTGGTCGGGGCAGTCCACCTACGACGGTCCGTGGCGGGAACCGGTGCAGCGTTCGCTGCTGACGTTGAAGGCACTGACGTACGAACCGACCGGCGGCATCGTCGCCGCGGCCACCACGTCACTGCCCGAGGACCTGGGCGGCAGCCGCAACTGGGACTACCGCTACTGCTGGCTGCGCGACGCGACCATGACGTTGTCCGCGCTGATCCGCAGCGGGTACGACGAGGAGGCGGCCGCGTGGCGGCAGTGGCTGCTGCGCGCGGTCGCCGGTTCTCCCGCCGACCTGCAGATCATGTACGGCGTGGCCGGTGAACGCCGGCTGCTGGAGTACTACCTGCCGTGGCTTTCCGGCTACGAGAACTCCCGCCCGGTCCGGGTCGGCAACAAGGCGGTCGACCAACTGCAGCTGGACGTGTACGGCGAGGTGGTCGACGCCCTCGCGTTGGCCCGGCAGGCCGGGCTCGACCCACACGAGGAGTCGTGGCCGCTGCAGGCGGTGCTGATCTCCCACCTCAGCGAGCACTGGCACGAGCGGGACGAGGGGATCTGGGAGGTACGCGGCCCGCGGCGGCCGTTCACCCATTCCAAGGTGATGGCCTGGGTGGCGATGGACCGCGCGGTGAGGGCGGTCGAGGAGTACGGGCTGCGCGGGCCGGTCGGGAAGTGGCGGGCCGTCCGGGACGAGATCCATCGCGAGGTGTGCGCGAAGGGGTACGACGCCGACCGCAACACCTTCACCCAGTCGTTCGGGTCCCGCGACGTAGACGCGGCGCTGCTGCTGATCCCGCAGGTCGGCTTCCTGCCGCCGGACGACCCGCGCGTCGTCGGAACCATCGAGGCAGTCCAGCGCGAACTCACCCGCGACGGACTGGTGATGCGCTACCCCACCGACGAGGGTGGCGAACCAGGCACCGACGGCATGCCGGGCACCGAGGGCACCTTCCTCGCGTGCACGTTCTGGCTGGCCGACGACCTGGCCATGATCGGGCGTATGCGGGAGGCGCGCGACCTCTTCTGCCGCCTGCTGGACCTGCGCAACGACGTCGGCCTCCTCGCGGAGGAGTACGACCCGCGCCACCGCCGGATG